The following proteins are encoded in a genomic region of Paenibacillus sp. FSL H3-0469:
- a CDS encoding aldo/keto reductase, whose translation MDYVKLGTTGLDVSRICLGCMSYGVPERGSHPWSLNEQESRPFIRKALELGVNFFDTANIYSDGTSEEIVGRALKEFASRDEIVLATKVHGRMRSGPNGGGLSRKAILSEIDHSLKRLGTDYVDLYQIHRWDPSTPVEETMEALHDVVKAGKARYIGASSMPAWQFLKALHTAERHGWTRFVSMQNYVNLLYREEEREMLPLCEAEGIGVIPWSPLARGRLTRDWQETSTRSESDQFGKLLYSQTEEADRLVALRLKEIAEQRGIPRAQVALAWVLQKKPVAAPIVGATRMSHLEDAAAAVSVILTDEEIRRLEEPYVPHPVMGF comes from the coding sequence ATGGACTATGTGAAGCTGGGAACGACCGGACTGGATGTATCACGGATCTGCCTGGGGTGTATGAGCTATGGGGTGCCGGAGCGCGGGAGTCATCCCTGGTCGCTGAATGAGCAGGAGAGCCGGCCGTTTATCCGCAAAGCGCTGGAGCTGGGGGTTAATTTCTTCGACACGGCTAATATCTATTCGGATGGGACCAGTGAAGAGATTGTCGGACGGGCCCTCAAGGAGTTCGCCTCCCGTGACGAGATTGTGCTGGCTACCAAGGTGCATGGCCGCATGCGTTCCGGCCCCAATGGCGGAGGACTGTCGCGCAAAGCCATCCTGAGCGAAATTGATCACAGCCTGAAGCGGCTGGGCACAGATTATGTGGACCTGTATCAGATTCACCGCTGGGACCCGTCCACGCCGGTTGAGGAGACGATGGAAGCCCTGCATGATGTGGTAAAAGCGGGCAAAGCCCGCTACATCGGCGCTTCCTCCATGCCTGCATGGCAATTCCTTAAGGCACTGCATACCGCAGAGCGTCATGGATGGACCCGGTTCGTGTCGATGCAGAACTATGTGAACCTGCTGTACCGGGAGGAGGAGCGGGAGATGCTGCCGCTGTGTGAAGCGGAAGGGATCGGTGTCATTCCGTGGAGTCCGCTGGCCCGCGGCCGCCTGACCCGGGACTGGCAGGAGACGAGCACCCGCTCGGAGAGTGATCAGTTCGGCAAGCTGCTGTATTCACAGACGGAGGAAGCGGACCGGCTGGTGGCCCTGCGGCTGAAGGAGATTGCGGAGCAGCGGGGAATTCCCCGCGCACAGGTGGCACTGGCCTGGGTGCTACAGAAGAAGCCTGTTGCAGCGCCGATTGTCGGAGCAACCCGGATGAGCCATCTGGAGGATGCCGCCGCAGCGGTATCGGTTATCCTCACCGATGAGGAAATCCGCCGGCTTGAGGAGCCGTATGTGCCTCATCCGGTGATGGGCTTTTAG
- a CDS encoding AAA family ATPase codes for MNLQEATALIGSIRSNLAQVIVGKEGGVNLLLTALLANGHVLLEDVPGTGKTLLAKTLARSLDCTFKRIQFTPDLLPSDLSGINYYNQKTGEFQFRPGPVFASILLADEINRATPRTQSSLLECMEERQITIDGVTHELERPFLVIATQNPVDSQGTFPLPEAQLDRFLMRITSGYPTFEEGIHILRRFRQNNPLEDTVAVATARQIQDIQRLAAEVAVSDELLAYMMRVVEATRTSPAVRLGASPRAAFALLRASQGYALIQGRSYCIPDDIKEVAVPVLAHRLILQRGPGVREGQSAEVVLQVLREIEVPAEPAVLSRGGRVE; via the coding sequence ATGAATCTTCAAGAAGCAACCGCTCTAATTGGATCGATCCGAAGTAATCTGGCGCAAGTTATTGTCGGCAAAGAGGGCGGCGTGAACCTGCTGCTGACCGCCTTGCTGGCGAATGGTCATGTGCTGCTGGAGGATGTTCCCGGCACCGGAAAGACGCTGCTCGCCAAAACACTGGCCCGTTCCCTGGACTGCACGTTCAAGCGGATTCAGTTCACGCCCGACCTGCTGCCGTCCGACTTAAGCGGCATCAATTACTATAATCAGAAGACCGGCGAATTTCAATTCCGCCCCGGGCCGGTATTTGCCAGCATTCTGCTTGCGGATGAGATTAACCGGGCCACGCCGCGCACCCAGTCCAGCCTGCTGGAGTGTATGGAGGAGCGGCAGATTACGATAGACGGAGTGACGCATGAGCTGGAGCGGCCGTTCCTGGTTATTGCTACGCAGAATCCGGTGGACAGCCAAGGGACCTTTCCGCTGCCTGAAGCGCAGCTGGACCGGTTCCTGATGCGGATTACCAGCGGGTATCCGACATTTGAGGAAGGGATACATATCCTCCGGAGATTCCGCCAAAATAACCCGCTGGAGGATACCGTTGCGGTGGCCACGGCCCGGCAGATTCAGGATATTCAACGCCTGGCTGCGGAGGTTGCCGTCAGTGACGAGCTGCTCGCTTATATGATGCGCGTGGTTGAGGCCACCCGTACCTCCCCGGCGGTCCGGCTGGGGGCAAGCCCCCGGGCTGCCTTCGCCCTGCTGCGCGCCTCGCAGGGGTATGCACTGATCCAGGGCAGAAGCTACTGTATCCCGGATGATATCAAAGAGGTTGCGGTTCCAGTGCTGGCACACCGGCTGATTCTCCAGCGCGGTCCCGGAGTCCGCGAAGGCCAGTCGGCAGAGGTCGTGCTTCAGGTGCTGCGTGAGATTGAGGTGCCGGCTGAGCCTGCGGTCCTGTCCAGGGGCGGAAGGGTGGAGTGA
- a CDS encoding AzlD domain-containing protein, which translates to MEIRLDIAIIILGAAFVTFIPRVLPLMLLSRITIPEWGMRWLSYVPIAVMAALVAQELLVSGGRFAVLSTNVELIAALPTFWVAIKTRSLLATVITGIVTLMLLRLLF; encoded by the coding sequence ATGGAAATAAGACTTGATATTGCTATAATCATTCTCGGAGCCGCGTTCGTTACCTTCATTCCGCGTGTCCTTCCGCTGATGCTGCTAAGCCGGATCACGATCCCGGAATGGGGCATGCGCTGGCTGAGCTATGTGCCGATTGCAGTCATGGCTGCTCTGGTTGCCCAAGAGCTGCTCGTAAGCGGCGGCAGGTTCGCAGTCCTGTCCACCAATGTGGAGCTAATCGCCGCCCTCCCCACCTTCTGGGTAGCCATCAAGACCCGCAGTCTGCTGGCCACTGTAATAACCGGTATTGTGACGCTGATGCTACTGCGTCTGCTGTTCTGA
- a CDS encoding DUF1657 domain-containing protein, translated as MTVASQVKTCVASLKSAQASLEQFAMETQNEEAKTLFTQAAEQTQQIVQQVEGRVTELEKEEPQYRGF; from the coding sequence ATGACTGTCGCCTCACAAGTCAAGACCTGCGTAGCTTCGCTGAAGAGCGCCCAGGCCAGTCTGGAGCAATTCGCCATGGAGACACAGAATGAGGAAGCCAAGACTCTGTTCACCCAAGCGGCCGAGCAGACTCAGCAGATTGTCCAGCAGGTGGAAGGACGCGTAACCGAGCTGGAAAAGGAAGAACCGCAGTACCGGGGCTTCTAG
- a CDS encoding SAM-dependent methyltransferase → MVEQLKVVIGSGGSRHNQGWLHTEERELNLLQEEQWAVRFKKSSIQAILAEHVWEHLTYEEGIRAASICYPYLAPGGYIRCAVPDGYFPDEAYQMIVQVGGPGPLDHPAASHRIVHTYTTLRSMFIAAGYEVRLLEYCDESGQFHYHHWDEGGGFIYRSRRFDHRNTEGRLGFVSLIVDAVKR, encoded by the coding sequence ATGGTTGAGCAGTTAAAAGTTGTAATTGGCAGCGGTGGAAGCCGGCATAACCAGGGATGGCTGCATACGGAGGAGAGGGAGCTTAATCTTTTGCAAGAAGAACAGTGGGCCGTCAGGTTCAAGAAGAGCTCCATACAAGCCATCCTTGCGGAGCATGTCTGGGAGCATCTGACGTATGAGGAGGGGATACGGGCGGCAAGTATCTGCTATCCTTATCTGGCACCTGGCGGGTATATCCGCTGTGCTGTGCCGGACGGGTATTTTCCAGATGAAGCTTATCAGATGATTGTGCAGGTCGGGGGACCGGGTCCCCTGGATCATCCGGCTGCATCCCACCGTATTGTACATACTTACACTACACTTCGCAGCATGTTCATAGCCGCCGGATATGAGGTAAGACTGCTGGAATATTGCGATGAATCCGGGCAGTTTCATTATCACCACTGGGATGAGGGTGGAGGATTTATCTACCGTTCCAGGCGCTTTGACCACCGTAACACAGAGGGAAGGTTAGGTTTTGTCTCGCTGATTGTGGATGCCGTTAAGCGATAA
- a CDS encoding AzlC family ABC transporter permease: MKPESIHQEPLSGGSLVTDSPNVPKSSDTFWQGVKDCLPTLLGYLSIGFAAGVVEKTAGLTLAEIAMISIILYAGSAQFIAAGMIAAGSSASGIVITILLVNLRHLLLSAALSPYFRHLTPLRNLLIGSLLTDETFGVAIQKSAARKQISERWMHGLNITAYLNWFLANIAGAILGQWISSPEKWGLDFALPAMFIGLLVLTIMGRRKYRLDITVGIAAAAVAVLVSVLWSPSMGVIAAALVASTIGVVMEQWK; this comes from the coding sequence ATGAAACCAGAATCCATTCATCAGGAGCCGCTATCCGGCGGCAGCCTGGTTACAGATAGCCCCAATGTGCCGAAGAGCAGCGATACGTTCTGGCAAGGGGTCAAGGACTGCCTCCCCACTCTGCTCGGTTATCTCAGTATAGGGTTCGCCGCAGGCGTTGTGGAGAAAACAGCGGGGCTGACCCTTGCCGAAATCGCCATGATCTCAATTATCCTGTATGCCGGTTCGGCCCAGTTTATTGCCGCTGGTATGATTGCCGCCGGGAGCAGCGCCTCCGGGATTGTCATTACGATTCTGCTGGTTAACCTGCGTCATCTGCTGTTAAGCGCAGCATTGTCGCCGTACTTCCGGCATCTGACCCCGCTGCGCAACCTGCTGATCGGCTCATTGCTCACCGATGAGACCTTCGGCGTAGCCATTCAGAAGAGTGCCGCAAGGAAGCAAATCAGCGAGAGATGGATGCACGGCTTGAATATTACCGCTTATCTGAACTGGTTCCTGGCCAATATCGCCGGCGCTATTCTCGGTCAATGGATATCCAGCCCCGAGAAGTGGGGACTGGATTTCGCCCTTCCGGCTATGTTCATCGGACTGCTGGTCCTGACCATTATGGGACGGCGCAAGTATAGACTGGATATCACTGTCGGAATAGCAGCTGCTGCGGTGGCCGTGCTCGTCTCTGTGCTGTGGTCACCCAGTATGGGTGTCATAGCTGCCGCGCTGGTAGCCTCAACGATTGGAGTAGTGATGGAACAATGGAAATAA
- a CDS encoding AraC family transcriptional regulator, with product MHISNQLLLWDQAAITLLNIRQKELAQGEVLPPFIIPANLFLLSVQGSAQVQADQAEFACTGFQLLHCGEGATLSIVPVNGKFIYYIIYYKSLLHEANPFQELYCFRPEAPLSLYNKIQQMHQKWDQPEERLQVKALFYQFVHLTLQELRLQEHETEVKITSIAVQIITYIRENYAEPITLDSLAEVFNFSAYHLSSLFKEHTGISPIDYLIRYRLDLASELLMTTNASVGEIAASIGYKDVYYFSRIYKKRKGVAPAHHRNRELRQHKVAESPLNFPISSISEPRADLYINNDNHYQNTDKGDIHMFTSKPTRSVAMAAILLCGSLLLSACSNGNNNVNQATPAASLESSKTRIVATPRGDIEVPAEPVKVAADQYMGHLLKLGIVPVGARTFMLDEGWMDKAEIPQETLERIEDLGEFPMNLEKLTMLEPDLIIGSIEDYVDPYEKIGTTVFLPYWEELSTAGPLDKFRRVASIFGKEQQAEDWIAEYEQKVIDARSKVSNVMKEGETVSIVQFAEKTVYVLAATGGNYGSSTIYEMLQLPPTESALHMKEGFESISLEVLPEYLGDYIFVYNGDAEITNQAMESDIWKSVPAVKNGKVFLYGDHYHDEFVMEDPYSLEQQLDTVVNLLLGTDK from the coding sequence ATGCACATCAGCAATCAATTATTACTTTGGGATCAGGCTGCAATTACGCTGCTAAATATCCGGCAGAAGGAGTTAGCGCAAGGCGAAGTTCTTCCTCCATTTATAATACCTGCCAATCTATTTTTGCTATCGGTACAAGGAAGCGCACAAGTTCAGGCAGACCAGGCTGAGTTTGCTTGTACAGGATTTCAACTTTTGCATTGCGGCGAAGGGGCAACCCTAAGCATCGTTCCCGTAAACGGCAAATTTATTTACTATATTATTTATTACAAATCCTTGCTTCATGAAGCGAATCCTTTTCAAGAGCTGTATTGTTTTAGGCCTGAGGCTCCTCTTTCACTGTATAACAAAATTCAGCAGATGCATCAGAAATGGGATCAGCCGGAAGAGCGTCTTCAGGTAAAAGCACTTTTTTACCAGTTCGTTCATCTGACGTTACAGGAACTCCGCCTGCAAGAGCATGAGACCGAGGTCAAAATAACTTCGATTGCAGTGCAGATAATCACTTATATCCGTGAGAATTATGCGGAGCCTATTACCTTAGATTCACTTGCGGAAGTGTTCAATTTCAGTGCTTATCACCTGTCATCCTTATTTAAGGAGCATACCGGCATCAGTCCGATAGATTACTTAATCCGCTACCGGCTTGACCTTGCATCAGAGCTTCTAATGACAACTAATGCTTCTGTCGGGGAGATTGCGGCAAGCATAGGGTATAAAGACGTATACTATTTCAGCAGAATTTATAAAAAACGAAAGGGTGTAGCCCCTGCTCATCATAGAAATAGGGAGCTGCGGCAGCACAAAGTTGCTGAAAGTCCATTAAACTTCCCCATATCCTCTATTTCTGAACCTCGTGCGGATCTGTATATTAATAATGATAATCATTATCAGAATACAGATAAAGGGGACATACATATGTTTACATCAAAACCGACCAGATCTGTGGCCATGGCTGCTATCCTGCTCTGCGGCTCCCTCCTGCTCAGTGCTTGCTCCAACGGGAACAATAACGTAAATCAGGCAACTCCGGCTGCCTCGCTAGAAAGTTCTAAGACAAGGATCGTAGCCACACCAAGAGGAGACATTGAAGTACCCGCAGAGCCGGTAAAAGTGGCGGCAGACCAATATATGGGTCATTTATTGAAACTGGGCATTGTCCCTGTCGGTGCAAGAACGTTCATGCTCGACGAAGGCTGGATGGACAAGGCGGAGATTCCCCAAGAAACACTCGAAAGAATCGAAGATCTGGGGGAATTCCCGATGAATCTGGAGAAATTGACCATGCTGGAGCCAGACCTCATTATCGGTTCGATTGAAGATTACGTTGACCCATATGAGAAGATCGGCACCACTGTTTTTCTGCCATACTGGGAAGAGCTGTCAACAGCTGGTCCGCTTGATAAATTCAGAAGAGTAGCCTCGATATTCGGAAAAGAACAGCAGGCAGAGGATTGGATTGCGGAATACGAACAGAAGGTTATTGATGCAAGGTCAAAGGTATCTAACGTCATGAAAGAAGGGGAGACCGTATCCATCGTTCAATTTGCCGAAAAAACAGTATATGTGTTAGCAGCAACGGGCGGAAATTACGGTTCCTCCACTATTTACGAAATGCTGCAGCTGCCGCCAACAGAAAGTGCCTTACATATGAAAGAGGGGTTCGAATCGATCTCCCTTGAGGTGCTGCCTGAATATTTAGGAGATTATATCTTTGTATATAATGGCGATGCTGAGATTACAAACCAAGCAATGGAAAGTGATATATGGAAAAGTGTACCTGCCGTGAAGAATGGCAAAGTATTTTTATACGGGGATCATTATCATGATGAATTTGTCATGGAGGACCCCTATTCTTTGGAGCAGCAACTGGATACGGTTGTGAATT
- a CDS encoding DUF421 domain-containing protein: MPEALEVVLRTLFAVVVMFFLTKILGKRQVSQLSFFEYITGITVGSLAAYISLDTDKTWHLGLIALGVWVACSLGIEYLQIKSKKARDFIDFKSTVLIKDGKILENNMKKERLSVDELLEELRKKDVFKVADVEFAIMESDGAINVLLTKENQPFTPKDLGIKVAPEKETLAVIMDGEILDEPLDTLNLSRKWLQTELEKLNLTVKDVFLGQVDSYGELTVDLYADNVKVPQPQDKPQLYALLKKCEADLELFGLSTKNKAAKQMYGNCSEQLQELLQKLKPFIQN; the protein is encoded by the coding sequence ATGCCTGAAGCGCTGGAGGTTGTCCTGCGGACCTTGTTTGCAGTGGTCGTAATGTTTTTTCTAACCAAGATACTCGGTAAACGGCAGGTTTCGCAGCTGTCTTTTTTTGAATATATTACGGGAATTACGGTGGGGAGCTTGGCGGCTTATATCTCGCTGGACACGGATAAGACTTGGCATCTGGGCCTGATTGCCTTAGGCGTGTGGGTTGCCTGCTCGCTGGGAATCGAATATCTGCAGATTAAGAGCAAGAAGGCCCGGGATTTCATTGACTTCAAATCGACGGTGCTGATTAAGGACGGCAAGATTCTGGAGAATAATATGAAAAAAGAGCGTCTGAGCGTCGATGAGCTGCTGGAGGAATTGCGCAAAAAGGATGTCTTCAAGGTGGCCGATGTGGAATTTGCGATTATGGAGTCGGATGGTGCGATTAACGTGCTTTTGACCAAGGAGAATCAGCCCTTCACCCCCAAGGATCTGGGAATAAAGGTCGCCCCGGAGAAGGAGACGCTCGCTGTGATTATGGATGGTGAGATTCTGGACGAGCCTCTGGATACGCTGAATCTGTCCCGGAAGTGGCTGCAGACCGAGCTGGAAAAGCTGAATCTGACCGTGAAGGATGTCTTCCTCGGCCAGGTGGACTCTTACGGTGAGCTTACCGTGGATCTCTATGCCGACAATGTGAAGGTGCCGCAGCCGCAGGATAAACCGCAGCTCTATGCGCTGCTGAAGAAATGCGAAGCCGATCTGGAGCTGTTCGGCCTGTCTACGAAGAATAAGGCGGCGAAGCAGATGTACGGAAATTGTTCAGAGCAATTGCAGGAGCTGCTGCAGAAGCTGAAGCCTTTTATCCAGAACTAA
- a CDS encoding DUF58 domain-containing protein: MSLPWFIASTFILLVLISLVYDRNALKKVTYTRYFSAKAVYAGEQVEMVEEIMNKKLLPLPWLRLESSIAKGLEFDNQENLGISSGEISQNHVSLFFLRSYRHIKRRHNITCRERGLFVLETATMTTGDLFGLSRSAKTFPLHLELLVYPGLLRFHDLPLPVHSWLGELPVKRWIVEDPFLTAGTREYSAGDSLASINWKATARTGMMQVHQKDYTADSRLVICLNVETSESMWRNVTDVQRIELGIRYAATVAEYAISHGIEVRLLSNGRLDGSGARDSVDTWSIAHTEEFLGLLARLNLDRTVPMSRLMEIEADKGEGDMDYLIITCHRGAELQLAASGLSFLGNGVEWLDIPAEGGGEL, encoded by the coding sequence ATGTCGCTGCCGTGGTTCATTGCAAGCACGTTCATCCTGCTGGTCCTGATCTCGCTGGTCTATGACCGGAATGCACTGAAGAAGGTCACCTATACCCGTTACTTCTCTGCCAAAGCGGTGTACGCCGGTGAACAGGTAGAGATGGTTGAGGAGATTATGAACAAGAAGCTGCTGCCGCTGCCTTGGCTGCGGCTGGAATCGAGCATAGCCAAGGGGCTGGAATTCGATAACCAGGAGAATCTAGGCATCAGCAGCGGTGAGATTTCACAGAATCATGTCAGCCTGTTCTTCCTGAGGTCTTACCGTCATATCAAACGGCGCCATAATATCACTTGCAGGGAGCGGGGGCTGTTCGTCCTGGAGACGGCAACCATGACTACCGGCGATCTGTTCGGACTGAGCCGCAGCGCCAAGACCTTCCCGCTTCATCTGGAGCTGCTGGTCTATCCCGGGCTGCTGCGTTTTCATGACCTTCCGTTGCCTGTTCACAGCTGGCTTGGCGAGCTGCCGGTCAAGCGCTGGATTGTCGAAGATCCGTTCCTGACCGCCGGTACAAGAGAATACAGCGCCGGGGATTCCCTGGCGAGCATTAACTGGAAAGCAACAGCCCGGACGGGAATGATGCAGGTGCATCAAAAGGATTACACCGCCGATTCCCGGCTGGTCATCTGCCTGAACGTGGAGACCAGTGAGTCCATGTGGAGAAATGTTACCGATGTGCAGCGCATAGAGCTGGGTATCCGCTATGCGGCGACTGTAGCCGAGTATGCGATCAGCCACGGTATTGAGGTCCGGCTGCTCAGCAATGGAAGACTGGACGGCAGCGGGGCGAGAGATTCGGTGGACACCTGGTCCATAGCCCATACAGAGGAGTTCCTTGGCCTGCTGGCCAGACTGAATCTGGACCGGACCGTGCCTATGAGCAGGCTGATGGAGATTGAAGCGGATAAGGGTGAGGGAGATATGGATTATCTGATCATTACCTGCCACCGGGGGGCAGAGCTGCAGCTGGCTGCCTCAGGGTTAAGCTTCCTCGGGAACGGTGTAGAATGGCTGGATATTCCGGCAGAAGGGGGCGGTGAGCTATGA